Proteins found in one Pseudoxanthomonas sp. SL93 genomic segment:
- the mnmA gene encoding tRNA 2-thiouridine(34) synthase MnmA, translated as MNGPRVIVGVSGGVDSSVAALQLVQQGERVAGLFMQNWADDGSGDCRAEDDRRDAVAVCGRLGIPFHFRDFSSEYWQGVFEHFLAEYAAGRTPNPDVLCNREVKFKHFLDAARELGAEKIATGHYARVASTQGRWQLLRGVDRSKDQSYFLHQLGQSQLSATLFPIGDLQKADLRRIAREAGLQTHDKKDSTGICFIGERDFREFLGRYLPARRGEMRAVGVDDPQGEVIGEHPGVFYFTLGQREGLQIGGVRGRPQAPWYVVGKDVASNVLYVDQDTHSPYLHSTQTWTEAAHWIAGSPPAGTFECTAQTRYRQADEACAVSVRDDGSVAVRFARPQRAVTPGQSLVLYDGEVCLGGAVIARTDAPLEQKLAEQAA; from the coding sequence GTGAACGGGCCGCGGGTCATCGTGGGGGTGTCCGGCGGCGTGGATTCGTCGGTCGCCGCCCTGCAGCTGGTACAACAGGGCGAGCGTGTCGCTGGCCTGTTCATGCAGAACTGGGCGGATGACGGCAGCGGCGATTGTCGCGCCGAAGACGATCGCCGCGACGCGGTGGCGGTCTGCGGCCGGCTCGGCATCCCGTTCCACTTCCGCGATTTCTCCAGCGAATACTGGCAGGGTGTGTTCGAGCATTTCCTCGCCGAGTACGCCGCGGGCCGCACGCCGAACCCGGACGTGCTGTGCAACCGGGAAGTGAAGTTCAAGCATTTCCTGGATGCGGCGCGCGAACTCGGTGCCGAGAAGATCGCCACCGGCCACTACGCGCGCGTGGCCAGCACCCAGGGGCGCTGGCAGCTGCTGCGCGGCGTGGACCGCAGCAAGGACCAGAGTTACTTCCTGCACCAGCTGGGCCAGTCGCAGCTGTCCGCGACCCTGTTCCCCATCGGCGACCTGCAGAAGGCCGACCTTCGCCGCATCGCACGCGAGGCGGGGCTGCAGACGCACGACAAGAAGGATTCGACCGGCATCTGCTTCATCGGCGAGCGCGACTTCCGTGAATTCCTTGGCCGCTACCTCCCCGCCCGCCGCGGCGAAATGCGCGCCGTCGGCGTCGACGATCCGCAGGGCGAAGTGATCGGCGAACACCCGGGCGTGTTCTATTTCACCCTGGGGCAGCGCGAAGGCCTTCAGATCGGTGGCGTGCGCGGACGGCCGCAGGCTCCGTGGTACGTGGTCGGCAAGGATGTCGCCAGCAACGTGCTGTACGTGGACCAGGACACCCACAGCCCCTACCTGCACTCCACGCAGACGTGGACGGAAGCTGCCCATTGGATTGCCGGCAGTCCGCCCGCAGGTACTTTCGAATGCACGGCGCAGACGCGCTACCGGCAGGCCGACGAGGCCTGCGCGGTGAGCGTACGCGACGACGGCAGCGTCGCGGTGCGCTTCGCGCGCCCCCAGCGGGCGGTAACGCCCGGCCAGTCGCTGGTGCTGTACGACGGCGAGGTGTGTCTGGGCGGTGCCGTCATCGCCCGCACCGACGCCCCCCTTGAACAGAAACTCGCGGAGCAGGCAGCTTGA
- the aat gene encoding leucyl/phenylalanyl-tRNA--protein transferase — translation MMRQRPFLLSAEPDSPFPPAHLAVHQPEGLLAIGGDLSVPRLLNAYRGGIFPWFSEGQPPLWWSPDPRMVFFTDQVRLSSRFRRSLRQSRWDVRADSAFDQVVEACAGAPRPGQDGTWITAGMRAAYGDLYRAGHAHSVEVFEDDALVGGIYGVAIGRMFFGESMFSGRSGGSKVALAALARRLSAWGWPLIDAQVENDHLPTLGAVSITRDVFLSRVAELTALPGMPGSWADAFGRFPASELAHSAAP, via the coding sequence GTGATGCGCCAGCGCCCTTTCCTGCTGTCGGCCGAGCCCGACAGCCCGTTCCCGCCCGCCCACCTCGCCGTGCACCAGCCGGAGGGGCTGCTGGCGATCGGCGGTGACCTGTCGGTGCCACGGCTGCTCAACGCCTATCGGGGCGGCATCTTCCCGTGGTTCTCGGAAGGCCAGCCGCCCCTGTGGTGGTCGCCGGACCCGCGCATGGTGTTCTTCACCGATCAGGTCCGGCTTTCCTCGCGTTTCCGGCGGAGCCTGCGCCAGTCCCGCTGGGACGTACGCGCCGACAGTGCGTTTGACCAAGTCGTGGAGGCCTGCGCAGGCGCGCCGCGCCCGGGACAGGACGGCACCTGGATCACCGCCGGCATGCGCGCGGCGTACGGCGACCTTTACCGCGCCGGACATGCGCATTCGGTGGAAGTCTTCGAGGACGATGCTCTGGTCGGGGGCATCTACGGCGTGGCGATCGGCCGCATGTTCTTCGGCGAAAGCATGTTCAGTGGCCGCTCCGGGGGCTCGAAAGTCGCGCTGGCCGCGCTGGCACGGCGACTGTCTGCGTGGGGCTGGCCGTTGATCGACGCCCAAGTGGAGAATGACCACCTGCCGACGCTCGGCGCCGTTTCGATCACGCGTGACGTGTTCCTCTCCCGGGTAGCCGAACTGACGGCCCTGCCGGGGATGCCGGGCAGCTGGGCGGACGCGTTCGGCCGCTTCCCCGCGAGCGAATTGGCCCACTCCGCCGCGCCATAA
- the infA gene encoding translation initiation factor IF-1, with the protein MSKDDSIEFEGTVAETLPNTMFRVKLENGHEIIAHISGRMRKNYIRILTGDKVKVEMTPYDLTKGRITYRMK; encoded by the coding sequence ATGTCGAAAGACGACTCCATTGAATTCGAAGGCACCGTTGCCGAGACGCTGCCCAACACGATGTTCCGGGTCAAGCTGGAAAACGGGCACGAGATCATCGCCCACATCTCCGGCCGCATGCGCAAGAACTACATCCGCATCCTGACCGGCGACAAGGTGAAGGTCGAAATGACCCCCTACGACCTCACCAAGGGTCGAATCACGTATCGCATGAAGTAA
- the hflD gene encoding high frequency lysogenization protein HflD — MSNRYSDRVLALAGLAQALHQVRRIAETGQSESSVVQASLDSVFRVDADSTLAVYGGVRDLTSGLRVLRGYLSKETRDDALPRLAMSVLQLERRFVREGDVVDAVAKGLEDIASRATELGSTHPDVLSALGGLYADTISHLRPRVMVQGNPHYLGQPGVVAEIRAILLAAVRSAVLWRQLGGSMWDLILSRRALLEATDDWLR, encoded by the coding sequence TTGAGCAACCGATATTCCGACCGCGTGCTGGCCCTGGCAGGGTTGGCACAGGCGCTCCACCAGGTACGCCGCATCGCCGAGACGGGCCAGTCCGAATCCTCGGTGGTGCAGGCATCGCTGGACAGCGTGTTCCGCGTGGACGCCGACTCCACGTTGGCGGTCTATGGCGGTGTCCGCGACCTGACAAGCGGCCTGCGCGTGTTGCGCGGCTACCTGTCGAAGGAAACCCGTGACGACGCCCTGCCCCGCCTGGCCATGTCGGTGCTGCAGCTCGAGCGCCGCTTCGTGCGCGAAGGCGACGTGGTGGACGCGGTCGCCAAAGGGCTGGAAGACATCGCATCACGCGCCACCGAACTGGGCAGCACGCACCCCGACGTGCTGTCAGCGCTCGGCGGCCTGTATGCCGACACCATCAGCCACCTTCGCCCCCGCGTGATGGTGCAGGGCAATCCGCACTATCTGGGGCAGCCGGGCGTGGTCGCCGAGATCCGCGCCATCCTGCTCGCTGCCGTGCGTTCCGCCGTGCTGTGGCGGCAGCTGGGTGGCAGCATGTGGGACCTCATCCTCAGCCGCCGGGCCTTGCTGGAAGCCACCGACGACTGGCTCCGCTAG
- a CDS encoding acyl carrier protein: MTLASASADASPSTVKTTVRQYIQDNFLMGTAEAYADDASFMDAQLLDSTGFLELVQFLEETYGIKVEDEEMMPDNLDSLDAVARFVSRKQAA, translated from the coding sequence ATGACCCTTGCTTCCGCTTCTGCCGATGCTTCGCCATCCACCGTCAAGACCACCGTGCGCCAGTACATCCAGGACAACTTCCTGATGGGAACCGCGGAGGCCTACGCCGACGATGCGTCCTTCATGGATGCCCAGCTGCTGGATTCCACCGGCTTCCTGGAGCTGGTCCAGTTCCTGGAGGAAACCTACGGCATCAAGGTCGAGGACGAGGAGATGATGCCCGACAACCTGGATTCGCTGGATGCCGTCGCGCGCTTCGTGTCGCGCAAGCAGGCCGCATGA
- the nadE gene encoding NAD(+) synthase, with product MSAWGAEVLEIDLATEADRIATWMRDTTRRLRRRGLVVAMSGGIDSSVCAALAVKAVGADRVQGLLLPERDSSGESTRLGRRLAEHLGIRHEVHDIAPALEAIGCYRERDAAIRQVFPDYGDGWKNKIVLHGGIDGGINFYKLVVQSPSGETREARLPLEAYLRIVAATNHKQRLRKTLDYYHADRLNYAVVGTPNRLEYDQGFFVKNGDGSADIKPIAHLYKTQVYAMARHLGLPDEICSTKPTTDTYSLPQGQDEFYFALPYAQMDLALWSCEQGRPAEELAATLGMTVQQAQAIHADIQAKRRAAEYLHAPPAVFAMA from the coding sequence ATGAGCGCGTGGGGTGCCGAGGTACTGGAGATCGATCTGGCCACGGAGGCCGATCGCATCGCGACCTGGATGCGCGATACCACGCGCCGGCTGCGGCGTCGCGGGCTGGTGGTGGCGATGTCCGGCGGCATCGACAGTTCGGTGTGCGCGGCCCTGGCAGTGAAGGCGGTCGGTGCCGACCGCGTGCAGGGGCTGCTGCTGCCGGAACGCGATTCCAGCGGCGAATCCACCCGCCTGGGCCGCCGTCTGGCGGAGCATCTGGGCATCCGCCACGAAGTGCACGACATCGCGCCGGCCCTGGAGGCCATCGGATGCTATCGCGAGCGCGATGCGGCGATACGCCAGGTGTTCCCGGACTACGGCGATGGCTGGAAGAACAAGATCGTCCTGCACGGCGGCATCGACGGCGGCATCAATTTCTACAAGCTGGTGGTGCAGTCGCCGTCCGGCGAGACGAGGGAAGCGCGACTGCCGTTGGAGGCATACCTTCGGATCGTCGCGGCGACCAACCACAAGCAGCGCCTGCGCAAGACCCTGGACTACTACCACGCCGACCGGCTGAACTACGCGGTGGTGGGTACGCCCAACCGGCTGGAGTACGACCAGGGCTTCTTCGTGAAGAACGGGGACGGATCAGCCGACATCAAGCCGATCGCGCACCTGTACAAGACACAGGTCTATGCGATGGCGCGGCATCTTGGCCTGCCTGACGAGATATGTTCGACCAAGCCCACCACCGACACCTACAGCCTGCCGCAGGGGCAGGACGAGTTCTATTTCGCCCTGCCGTACGCGCAGATGGACCTGGCCCTGTGGTCTTGCGAACAGGGGCGGCCGGCGGAAGAGCTGGCCGCTACGTTGGGCATGACGGTGCAACAGGCGCAGGCCATCCACGCGGATATCCAGGCCAAGCGGCGCGCGGCCGAATACCTGCACGCGCCGCCCGCGGTGTTCGCGATGGCGTGA
- the clpA gene encoding ATP-dependent Clp protease ATP-binding subunit ClpA, translated as MFSKDLEQTIGQCYKRAREARHEFMTVEHLLLALLENPSAQAVLKATGADALRLREDLEQAIEASVSRLAEDDGRDTQPTLGFQRVLQRAVYHVQSSGKKEVTGANVLVAIFGEKDSHAVYFLNQQDVTRLDIVNYLSHGIAKQGEENEGAGQPEGEGKAEGAEGEGKGDALTEFASNLNDLARQGRIDPLVGRADEVERTIQVLCRRRKNNPLYVGEAGVGKTALAEGLAKRIVDGDVPDVLLDATIYSLDLGALVAGTKYRGDFEKRLKGVLAAIKKIPGAILFVDEIHTIIGAGSASGGTMDASNLIKPALASGELRCIGSTTFQEYRGIFEKDRALARRFQKIDIVEPTVGETYEILQGLKPKYEAHHGVTYADEALQAAVDLSVKHIGDRLLPDKAIDVIDEAGARQRLLPVETRKELIDVEEIETIVAKMARIPAKQVSSSDKDVLQHLERNLKMVIFGQDPAIETLASSIKLARSGLGNPDKPIGNFLFAGPTGVGKTEVTKQLALQLGIELVRFDMSEYMEPHSVSRLIGAPPGYVGFDQGGLLTEKIVKTPHCVLLLDEVEKAHPDIFNILLQVMDRGVLTDTNGREANFKNVILVMTTNAGAAQASRRTIGFTRQDHSTDAMEVIRRSFTPEFRNRLDAIVQFQGLGFDHILRVVDKFVIELEMLLQEKHVSLSATPAARDWLAQHGFDPLMGARPMARLIQDKVKRPLADELLFGKLINGGRVSIDVRDGELVVDAQAEPERLLPATV; from the coding sequence ATGTTCAGTAAAGACCTCGAGCAAACCATCGGCCAGTGCTACAAGCGCGCCCGCGAGGCTCGCCATGAGTTCATGACCGTCGAGCACCTGCTGCTCGCCCTGCTGGAAAACCCGTCCGCCCAGGCCGTGCTCAAGGCCACGGGCGCCGACGCCCTGCGCTTGCGCGAGGACCTCGAACAGGCCATCGAAGCCTCCGTGTCCCGCCTGGCCGAGGACGATGGCCGCGACACCCAGCCCACGCTGGGCTTCCAGCGCGTGCTGCAGCGCGCCGTCTACCACGTGCAGTCCTCGGGCAAGAAGGAGGTGACCGGCGCCAACGTGCTGGTGGCGATCTTCGGCGAGAAGGATTCGCATGCGGTCTACTTCCTCAACCAGCAGGACGTCACCCGGCTGGACATCGTCAACTACCTGTCCCACGGCATCGCCAAGCAGGGCGAGGAGAACGAGGGGGCAGGCCAGCCGGAAGGCGAGGGCAAGGCGGAAGGCGCCGAGGGCGAGGGCAAGGGCGATGCGCTGACCGAGTTCGCCAGCAATCTCAACGACCTGGCCCGGCAGGGCAGGATCGATCCCCTGGTGGGCCGCGCCGACGAGGTCGAGCGGACCATCCAGGTGCTGTGCCGCCGCCGCAAGAACAATCCGCTCTACGTCGGTGAAGCGGGCGTGGGCAAGACCGCGCTGGCCGAGGGCCTGGCCAAGCGCATCGTCGACGGCGACGTGCCGGACGTGCTGCTGGATGCCACCATCTATTCGCTGGACCTCGGCGCGCTGGTGGCGGGCACCAAGTACCGCGGCGACTTCGAGAAACGCCTCAAAGGCGTGCTGGCCGCGATCAAGAAGATCCCGGGCGCCATCCTGTTCGTCGATGAAATCCACACGATCATCGGCGCCGGTTCCGCCAGTGGCGGCACCATGGACGCCAGCAACCTGATCAAGCCGGCGCTGGCATCGGGCGAGCTGCGCTGCATCGGCTCGACCACCTTCCAGGAGTACCGCGGCATCTTCGAGAAGGACCGCGCCCTGGCGCGCCGGTTCCAGAAGATCGACATCGTCGAGCCGACCGTGGGCGAGACCTACGAGATCCTGCAGGGCCTCAAGCCCAAGTACGAAGCGCACCACGGCGTGACCTACGCCGACGAGGCGTTGCAGGCAGCGGTGGACCTGTCGGTCAAGCACATCGGTGACCGGCTGCTGCCGGACAAGGCCATCGACGTCATCGACGAAGCGGGCGCGCGGCAGCGGCTGCTGCCGGTGGAGACCCGCAAGGAACTGATCGACGTCGAGGAGATCGAGACGATCGTGGCCAAGATGGCGCGCATCCCGGCCAAGCAGGTGTCCTCGTCGGACAAGGACGTGCTGCAGCACCTGGAGCGCAACCTGAAGATGGTCATCTTCGGGCAGGACCCGGCCATCGAGACGCTGGCCTCGTCCATCAAGCTGGCGCGCAGTGGCCTGGGTAATCCGGACAAGCCGATCGGCAACTTCCTGTTCGCCGGTCCCACCGGCGTGGGCAAGACCGAGGTGACCAAGCAGCTCGCGCTGCAGCTGGGCATCGAGCTGGTCCGCTTCGACATGAGCGAGTACATGGAGCCGCATTCGGTCAGCCGGTTGATCGGTGCGCCTCCCGGCTATGTCGGCTTCGACCAGGGCGGCCTGCTGACCGAAAAGATCGTCAAGACGCCGCATTGCGTGCTGCTGCTGGACGAGGTGGAGAAGGCGCATCCGGACATCTTCAACATCCTGCTGCAGGTCATGGACCGCGGGGTGCTGACCGATACCAACGGGCGCGAGGCCAACTTCAAGAATGTCATCCTGGTGATGACCACCAATGCCGGCGCCGCGCAGGCATCACGCCGCACCATCGGCTTCACCCGCCAGGACCATTCCACGGACGCGATGGAAGTGATCCGCCGCAGCTTCACGCCGGAGTTCCGCAATCGCCTGGATGCCATCGTGCAGTTCCAGGGGCTGGGCTTCGACCACATCCTGCGCGTGGTGGACAAGTTCGTCATCGAACTGGAAATGCTGCTGCAGGAGAAGCACGTCAGCCTGTCCGCCACCCCGGCGGCGCGCGACTGGCTGGCCCAGCACGGCTTCGATCCGCTGATGGGCGCACGCCCGATGGCGCGCCTGATCCAGGACAAGGTCAAGCGCCCGCTGGCGGACGAGCTGCTGTTCGGCAAGCTGATCAACGGTGGCCGCGTCAGCATCGACGTGCGCGACGGCGAGCTGGTGGTGGATGCGCAGGCCGAGCCGGAGCGGTTGCTGCCCGCCACGGTCTAA
- a CDS encoding GNAT family N-acetyltransferase has protein sequence MVETRFLPSLSSVPSTTWDGLHDGRNPFVSHAFLHGLEAHGCLREEWGWTPHHLTLWEGGMLVAAAPGYLKHNSHGEFVFDHAWAHAYARHGLDYFPKWLGAVPYSPVTGPRLLARNLQAQRWLVDAVRAETLANGWSSAHVNFHAEGEDAAFPPDWLPRTDVQYHWRNPGHWHDFDTFLADFDHKHRKNIRQERAKVQRAGVGFRVLHGDEASDADLQAMFGFYLRTFNDYGNSPALTLDFLRHLAREMPRQLVMFLADHEGRTIAGALCLRGGDTLYGRYWGAEVALPGLHFETCYYQGIDYCLREGLRVFEPGAQGEHKIARGFLPAFVRSRHWIAHPEFAQALGAWCAEETLAVRRYAQTLMAHSPFKQIT, from the coding sequence ATCGTGGAAACCCGCTTCCTCCCGTCACTGTCATCCGTGCCTTCGACAACCTGGGACGGCCTGCATGATGGCCGCAACCCGTTCGTGTCGCACGCCTTCCTGCACGGCCTGGAAGCCCATGGCTGCCTGCGCGAGGAGTGGGGCTGGACACCGCACCACCTGACGTTGTGGGAAGGCGGCATGCTGGTGGCCGCGGCGCCGGGGTATCTCAAGCACAACTCGCACGGCGAGTTCGTCTTCGACCATGCCTGGGCCCATGCATACGCACGTCACGGCTTGGACTACTTCCCCAAGTGGCTGGGCGCCGTGCCGTACTCGCCCGTCACCGGGCCCCGCCTGCTGGCGCGCAACCTGCAGGCGCAGCGCTGGCTGGTGGACGCCGTGCGCGCTGAAACCCTGGCGAACGGCTGGTCGTCGGCACACGTGAACTTCCATGCCGAAGGCGAAGATGCGGCGTTCCCGCCCGACTGGCTGCCACGTACCGACGTGCAGTACCACTGGCGCAACCCGGGTCACTGGCACGATTTCGACACGTTCCTGGCCGACTTCGATCACAAGCATCGCAAGAACATCCGCCAGGAACGCGCCAAGGTGCAGCGTGCGGGCGTCGGTTTCCGGGTACTGCACGGTGATGAAGCCAGCGATGCCGACCTGCAGGCGATGTTCGGTTTCTACCTGCGCACGTTCAACGACTACGGCAACTCGCCGGCACTGACACTGGACTTCCTGCGGCATCTCGCCCGCGAGATGCCGCGCCAGCTGGTGATGTTCCTCGCCGACCACGAAGGCCGGACGATCGCCGGCGCGCTGTGCCTGCGCGGTGGCGACACGCTGTATGGGCGCTACTGGGGGGCAGAGGTGGCGCTGCCGGGGCTTCACTTCGAGACCTGCTACTACCAGGGGATCGACTATTGCCTGCGCGAAGGCTTGCGCGTGTTCGAGCCCGGGGCGCAGGGCGAACACAAGATCGCACGCGGCTTCCTGCCCGCGTTCGTCCGCAGCCGGCACTGGATCGCCCACCCCGAGTTCGCCCAGGCGCTGGGGGCGTGGTGCGCGGAGGAAACCCTCGCCGTGCGACGCTACGCGCAGACCTTGATGGCGCATTCTCCGTTCAAGCAGATCACGTGA
- a CDS encoding NUDIX hydrolase: MSYREGRFWQPDVTVATVVVRDGKLLMVEERAQGRLVFNQPAGHLEPDESLLEAARRETLEETGWHVELTAFVGAYQWKALNPDGSGGRHYLRFAFAAEPLRHEPERVLDDGIVRAVWLTPTELQEQSDRHRSPLVWQAVQDYLAGRRSPLTMLQQIA; this comes from the coding sequence GTGAGCTACCGCGAAGGCCGCTTCTGGCAACCCGACGTGACCGTGGCCACCGTGGTGGTCCGCGACGGCAAGCTGTTGATGGTGGAAGAGCGCGCCCAGGGCCGGCTGGTGTTCAACCAGCCCGCCGGCCACCTGGAACCCGATGAAAGCCTGCTGGAGGCGGCGCGCCGGGAGACGCTGGAAGAAACCGGCTGGCATGTCGAACTGACGGCGTTCGTCGGCGCCTACCAGTGGAAGGCCCTCAATCCCGACGGCAGCGGCGGCCGCCACTACCTGCGGTTCGCCTTCGCCGCGGAGCCGCTCCGGCACGAGCCCGAGCGCGTGCTCGACGACGGCATCGTGCGGGCGGTCTGGCTGACGCCGACCGAGCTGCAGGAACAATCCGACCGCCACCGCAGCCCGCTGGTGTGGCAGGCGGTGCAGGATTACCTGGCCGGGCGCCGCTCGCCCCTCACGATGCTGCAGCAGATCGCGTGA
- a CDS encoding metallophosphoesterase, whose protein sequence is MDKVLVKQLIFHGSWLVFPVIVWLCWRLARGRRRWFASVALATCLLFAWARFVEPQLIRVKETTLAGTGGQARIVLVSDVHLGVYKDPRFLGRVVERINAVQADAVVIAGDFTYEPQEDALPRMFAPLARLKMPVYAVLGNHDQQAPGPDIDHALREALAAHGVQVIEGRSIDLPRFRLAGLGDRWAHRDDAGFLRAAPASLPTLVLTHNPDSAIQLDQTDARLVLAGHTHGGQIRIPWLYRHAIPSRYGFDRGEQWLQTPRGRVRVYTTVGLGEIGLPMRLFNPPTIDVLDLRP, encoded by the coding sequence GTGGACAAGGTCCTCGTCAAGCAGCTGATCTTTCATGGCAGCTGGCTGGTGTTTCCCGTCATCGTCTGGCTGTGCTGGCGCCTGGCCCGTGGCCGCCGCCGGTGGTTCGCGAGCGTGGCCCTGGCCACCTGCCTGCTGTTCGCGTGGGCCCGCTTCGTCGAGCCACAGCTCATCCGGGTGAAGGAGACCACGCTGGCAGGCACCGGCGGCCAGGCCCGCATCGTACTGGTCAGCGACGTCCACCTTGGGGTCTACAAGGATCCACGTTTCCTGGGCCGGGTCGTGGAACGGATCAATGCAGTGCAGGCGGATGCGGTCGTCATCGCCGGTGACTTCACCTACGAGCCGCAGGAAGACGCCCTGCCCCGTATGTTCGCGCCCCTGGCGCGCCTGAAGATGCCGGTGTACGCGGTACTGGGGAACCACGACCAGCAAGCGCCCGGGCCGGACATCGACCACGCATTGCGCGAAGCGCTGGCCGCGCATGGGGTGCAGGTCATCGAGGGCCGGAGCATCGATCTGCCTCGGTTTCGCCTGGCGGGACTGGGTGATCGCTGGGCGCACCGCGACGATGCCGGCTTCCTTCGCGCTGCGCCTGCATCCCTGCCGACACTGGTGCTGACCCACAATCCCGACAGTGCGATCCAGCTGGACCAGACGGACGCCCGGCTGGTGCTGGCGGGACACACGCACGGTGGCCAGATCCGGATTCCCTGGCTGTATCGCCATGCCATCCCCAGCCGTTACGGATTCGATCGCGGCGAGCAGTGGCTGCAGACACCCCGGGGGCGCGTGCGGGTGTACACGACGGTAGGGCTGGGCGAGATCGGCTTGCCGATGCGGCTGTTCAATCCGCCCACCATCGACGTGCTGGACCTGCGGCCCTGA
- the clpS gene encoding ATP-dependent Clp protease adapter ClpS has product MPRKNENERDHGVLVETSKPQVAPPPLYQVFLLNDDYTPMDFVVTVLQQFFAMDLEKATQVMLHVHTRGRGVCGVYTREVAESKVAQVNEFSRMNQHPLLCTMEKS; this is encoded by the coding sequence ATGCCCCGCAAGAATGAAAACGAGCGCGACCATGGCGTGCTGGTGGAAACCAGCAAGCCCCAGGTCGCGCCGCCGCCGCTGTACCAGGTGTTCCTGCTGAACGACGACTACACGCCGATGGACTTCGTGGTCACGGTGCTGCAGCAGTTCTTCGCCATGGACCTGGAGAAGGCCACGCAGGTGATGCTGCACGTCCATACCCGTGGACGGGGCGTCTGTGGCGTCTACACGCGGGAGGTCGCCGAGTCGAAGGTGGCCCAGGTGAACGAGTTTTCGCGTATGAACCAGCATCCGCTGTTGTGCACGATGGAAAAATCCTGA